One segment of Bacillus alkalisoli DNA contains the following:
- a CDS encoding MarR family winged helix-turn-helix transcriptional regulator has translation MSREDLDLSLKLFVVLSRAHRTITDKANQSIQRFGLNPTEFAVLELLYHKGTQPLQQIGGKILLASGSITYVVDKLEGKGLLARKACEKDRRVTYAELTESGKELLNEIFPQHEQRIDELVAGLTKEEKQTAIDLLKKLGLYTYELTS, from the coding sequence ATGTCCAGAGAGGACCTTGATTTATCGCTAAAACTATTTGTCGTATTGTCCCGTGCACATCGGACTATTACAGATAAAGCAAATCAATCTATTCAACGTTTTGGATTAAATCCTACAGAGTTCGCAGTATTGGAGCTTCTTTATCACAAAGGTACTCAACCACTCCAGCAAATCGGTGGGAAAATCTTACTTGCTAGTGGGAGTATAACGTATGTAGTGGATAAACTGGAAGGAAAAGGATTACTTGCTCGTAAAGCATGTGAAAAAGATAGAAGAGTAACATATGCAGAACTAACCGAAAGTGGAAAAGAACTACTAAACGAAATCTTTCCTCAGCATGAACAACGTATAGATGAATTGGTAGCTGGGTTAACGAAAGAAGAGAAACAAACTGCAATTGATTTATTGAAAAAGCTCGGATTATATACCTATGAATTAACGTCTTAA
- a CDS encoding PD-(D/E)XK nuclease family protein, which produces MYIEREYPSFSWSNSRHKTLLDCKRKYYYHYYESHNGWSYDALEENKSSYRLKNLTNLPIILGEELHNAIDYQIKRFIAGKSLISKEEMIEKVSRGLNKAYIDSTKHKQYWFNRPKRYKMLHEIYYEQGISSEEIAVTKEKLYKCVQHFFESETYQGILNNLELQVLESEEFKIFEVNGVDVYVVLDFVYKDVHQGKWVVIDWKTGKESEEDKKQLAFYALYLSQEHNITIEDIVIRNEYLQTGISREYKLTQQDINHAEQTMNNSIYYMLQLLEDKGTNKPLSMDYFEMNLSRRCEMCNFKEKCHSKELGATNEII; this is translated from the coding sequence ATGTATATTGAGCGTGAGTACCCGAGTTTTTCTTGGTCTAATAGTAGACATAAGACACTATTAGATTGCAAGAGAAAATATTACTATCACTATTATGAATCTCATAATGGATGGTCATATGATGCACTAGAAGAGAATAAATCTTCTTACAGATTAAAGAATTTAACTAACCTCCCAATTATTTTAGGAGAAGAACTGCATAATGCAATCGACTACCAAATCAAAAGATTTATAGCAGGTAAAAGTTTGATTTCAAAAGAAGAGATGATTGAAAAGGTATCACGAGGTTTAAATAAGGCTTATATTGACTCTACTAAACATAAACAATATTGGTTTAACAGACCCAAACGTTATAAAATGTTGCATGAAATCTACTATGAACAAGGGATTAGTTCTGAAGAGATTGCGGTAACGAAAGAAAAGCTATATAAATGTGTGCAACATTTTTTCGAAAGTGAGACGTATCAAGGTATTTTAAACAACTTAGAATTGCAAGTGTTGGAATCAGAAGAATTTAAAATTTTTGAAGTAAATGGTGTAGATGTATATGTAGTGCTAGACTTCGTATACAAAGATGTGCATCAAGGTAAGTGGGTAGTAATTGATTGGAAAACTGGTAAAGAATCAGAAGAGGACAAAAAGCAGTTAGCATTTTATGCTCTATATTTATCGCAAGAGCATAACATAACAATTGAGGATATTGTTATTCGTAATGAGTATTTGCAGACAGGGATTAGTAGGGAGTACAAATTAACCCAACAAGACATCAATCATGCGGAACAAACGATGAATAATAGTATCTATTATATGTTGCAGCTCTTAGAAGACAAAGGGACAAATAAACCGTTAAGTATGGATTATTTTGAAATGAACCTATCACGTAGATGTGAGATGTGTAACTTCAAAGAAAAATGTCATAGCAAGGAATTAGGGGCTACAAATGAAATTATATAG
- a CDS encoding metallophosphoesterase family protein: protein MEFTFIHAADIHLDSPLRGLEKYEGAPIEKIRNATREAFKNLIDLTIEKKVAFLILAGDLYDGDWKDYNTGLFFINQMARLSKENINVYIIRGNHDAANLITKELKLPDNVLEFSVEEPSTFIIENLQVALHGQGFASRAVTENIVKSYPTKKEGYVNIGLLHTSLTGREGHENYAPCSLDDLKEKGYDYWALGHIHLREVLHEKNPVVLFPGNIQGRHVKETGNKGCTIVSVKQGEIEKYEHHSLDVLRWGVCEVNVSECESVQEVIETARIHLEKLYELAEGKFLAVRFKIIGVTNVHQQLVVEKEHVLNNLRSMALEVGYGDVWIEKLKFETARKIDIEEWKEKSTPIASILEYMEQLSNNDETFSLLIDEFKDLQSALPHELKSGEEGFDFTDSAILANRMKEVEDLVLHYLTTKVGEETS, encoded by the coding sequence ATGGAGTTTACGTTTATCCATGCTGCAGACATCCATTTAGATAGTCCGTTAAGAGGGTTGGAAAAATATGAAGGAGCACCAATTGAAAAAATCCGAAATGCAACAAGGGAAGCATTCAAAAACTTAATCGACCTTACAATCGAGAAGAAAGTCGCTTTTCTCATTCTTGCGGGTGACTTATACGACGGTGATTGGAAAGATTATAATACAGGGTTGTTCTTTATAAACCAAATGGCCCGCTTGAGTAAAGAAAACATTAACGTTTACATTATCCGTGGTAACCATGATGCGGCCAACCTAATAACAAAAGAATTAAAACTACCTGATAATGTATTGGAGTTCTCAGTCGAAGAACCGAGTACATTTATTATAGAAAATTTACAAGTAGCACTACATGGACAAGGATTCGCATCAAGGGCTGTAACAGAAAATATCGTAAAATCATATCCAACGAAAAAAGAAGGATATGTAAATATCGGCCTATTACATACTAGCTTAACTGGCCGTGAAGGGCATGAAAATTACGCACCATGCTCGCTAGATGACTTAAAAGAAAAGGGTTACGACTATTGGGCATTAGGACATATCCATCTTAGAGAAGTGTTACATGAAAAAAATCCAGTTGTTCTTTTCCCAGGTAATATTCAAGGTCGACATGTGAAAGAAACTGGCAATAAAGGTTGTACGATAGTTTCCGTAAAGCAAGGTGAAATTGAAAAATACGAACATCATTCTCTTGATGTATTAAGATGGGGAGTTTGTGAAGTAAACGTATCAGAGTGTGAATCCGTACAAGAAGTAATTGAAACAGCACGTATACATTTAGAAAAACTTTATGAACTAGCAGAAGGGAAATTTTTAGCAGTTCGCTTTAAAATAATTGGTGTTACAAATGTGCACCAACAACTTGTAGTTGAAAAAGAACATGTGTTGAATAATTTGCGTTCAATGGCACTTGAAGTAGGATACGGAGACGTATGGATAGAAAAACTCAAGTTCGAAACAGCACGAAAGATAGATATAGAAGAATGGAAAGAAAAGAGCACTCCCATTGCGAGCATATTAGAATATATGGAGCAGCTTAGTAATAATGACGAAACCTTTTCATTATTAATAGATGAATTTAAAGATTTGCAATCAGCATTGCCACATGAACTAAAAAGCGGAGAAGAAGGTTTTGATTTTACAGATTCAGCGATTCTTGCTAATAGAATGAAAGAAGTAGAAGACTTAGTATTACATTATTTAACTACGAAAGTTGGGGAGGAAACGTCGTGA
- a CDS encoding YkvI family membrane protein: MKRSWFSAIQVAAVYVGTIVGAGFATGKEIVQFFTQYGWIGFVTILISGWLFIHFGTKMMLIAKNIQASSYKEFNEHLFGKKIGTIVNLFMLIILIFVAAVMLSGAGAVFEEQLGWSYQFGLLLTMVLAVAIVIVGMKGLVAVNIVVVPVMIIFSFLIASNALSENGLAFLSLTYEGEYSWKGWIAPILYVSFNLALAQPVLVPLASEVKDEWVIKRGGMLGGLLLCFILLTCHISLASLPNFATYEIPMAEVVKFSLASFFGIYVFVIYGEIFTSVVSDIFGLQRQLERMFPIPKQYITFCMLAVIYLISQIGYGSLIEHLYPLFGYISLSLLFLLAFKKVK, translated from the coding sequence ATGAAGCGGAGTTGGTTTAGCGCCATACAGGTGGCGGCAGTATATGTTGGAACCATTGTAGGAGCTGGTTTTGCTACTGGAAAAGAAATCGTTCAATTTTTCACACAATATGGATGGATTGGTTTTGTCACTATTTTAATAAGTGGTTGGCTTTTTATACATTTTGGAACAAAAATGATGTTAATCGCAAAAAATATTCAAGCTTCATCTTATAAAGAATTCAACGAGCACTTATTTGGTAAAAAAATAGGTACAATCGTGAATTTATTTATGCTAATCATTTTAATTTTCGTAGCTGCAGTTATGTTATCTGGGGCAGGTGCAGTATTTGAGGAACAATTAGGCTGGTCTTATCAATTCGGCTTATTGTTAACTATGGTGTTAGCTGTTGCTATTGTAATAGTCGGAATGAAAGGGCTTGTAGCTGTAAATATTGTAGTTGTGCCTGTAATGATTATTTTTAGCTTTTTGATTGCAAGTAATGCACTTAGTGAGAATGGCTTGGCTTTTTTATCGCTTACTTATGAAGGGGAGTATAGTTGGAAAGGCTGGATAGCGCCAATTTTATACGTAAGCTTCAATCTAGCGCTTGCCCAGCCAGTTCTAGTACCTTTAGCATCAGAAGTTAAGGATGAGTGGGTAATTAAAAGAGGAGGGATGTTAGGAGGACTTTTATTATGTTTTATTCTACTTACATGTCATATCTCCTTAGCCTCTTTACCCAATTTCGCTACATATGAGATACCGATGGCAGAAGTAGTAAAGTTTTCTTTAGCATCCTTTTTTGGAATTTATGTATTTGTCATTTACGGTGAAATATTCACTTCTGTTGTTAGTGATATTTTTGGATTACAGCGCCAATTAGAAAGAATGTTTCCGATACCTAAGCAGTATATTACTTTCTGTATGTTAGCTGTTATTTACCTAATAAGCCAAATCGGTTACGGTTCATTGATCGAGCACTTATACCCATTGTTTGGATACATTAGCTTATCATTACTTTTCTTACTTGCATTTAAAAAAGTGAAGTAA
- a CDS encoding polysaccharide deacetylase family protein, which yields MNRFFHILFCIVLSFNIFTCQLKTKMQKLNDNVTKPVFSEPLTRPIRVNIDMNEKQPESIQTETELRNYLTDTYHLPINWDKQISLVRVKMDKEDQVIALVLTENEKKDMYEEEKVVYLKKQAKHPYLLESMYKLPEKNGSVLQLVHKNNNQDKLKMVEKSVNKKIDDLIFQQKKIEKVQSDSVIVKNEVIFKEFEKSKEEGMSSASREANIEKRLRDVLLHAKSGTVVILHINQLIGKKPKPLKVKIPEFKSRGFRFTRTILN from the coding sequence GTGAATCGATTTTTTCATATCCTATTTTGTATCGTCTTATCTTTTAATATTTTCACCTGTCAACTGAAAACAAAAATGCAAAAATTAAATGACAATGTTACAAAACCTGTATTTAGCGAACCTTTAACTCGTCCAATACGAGTGAATATAGACATGAACGAGAAACAACCCGAATCTATTCAGACGGAAACTGAATTAAGAAATTATTTAACGGATACATATCATTTACCTATTAATTGGGACAAACAAATATCTTTAGTGAGGGTGAAAATGGATAAAGAAGATCAAGTTATCGCCCTTGTTTTAACAGAGAATGAAAAGAAAGATATGTATGAAGAAGAAAAAGTGGTTTATTTAAAAAAGCAAGCAAAACATCCTTATTTGCTTGAAAGTATGTATAAGTTACCTGAGAAGAATGGTTCTGTATTACAACTGGTACATAAAAATAATAATCAAGACAAACTTAAGATGGTCGAAAAAAGCGTTAATAAAAAAATTGACGATTTAATTTTTCAACAAAAGAAGATAGAGAAAGTACAAAGTGATTCTGTTATTGTTAAAAATGAAGTTATTTTTAAAGAATTTGAAAAAAGTAAGGAGGAAGGTATGTCAAGTGCGTCACGTGAAGCTAATATTGAAAAACGCTTAAGAGATGTACTTCTACATGCCAAATCAGGTACGGTTGTTATTTTGCACATAAATCAACTGATAGGAAAGAAACCGAAACCATTAAAAGTGAAAATTCCTGAATTTAAAAGTAGAGGGTTTCGCTTTACCCGCACCATTTTAAATTAA
- a CDS encoding CPBP family intramembrane glutamic endopeptidase, giving the protein MNKSKFLIILLLAHCLISISFFLTHYFWMFFPLTMAVLSFIAIKNWHVIKSSPPFTIREIFIGFLSGLILYIVFFVSYLMIKKWFPLFIPYVIDLYKLVGPTQLWQYVLLITIIIPGEELFWRGYVQNKLSMYVKSDWSRVFFASVIYGFAHIWTANPMLIAAALIGGMFWGSLYIWNNNIGVVILSHYTFNLFLLFLLPLTF; this is encoded by the coding sequence TTGAACAAAAGCAAGTTCCTAATCATTTTGCTTTTAGCTCATTGCTTAATTAGTATTAGCTTCTTTTTAACTCATTATTTTTGGATGTTTTTTCCATTGACGATGGCAGTACTATCTTTTATTGCAATAAAAAATTGGCATGTAATAAAAAGCAGTCCTCCATTTACAATAAGAGAAATATTTATAGGATTTCTATCTGGTTTAATCCTATACATTGTGTTCTTTGTTTCTTACCTAATGATAAAAAAATGGTTTCCACTCTTTATTCCTTACGTTATCGATTTATACAAATTAGTCGGACCAACACAGCTTTGGCAATATGTTTTACTTATTACTATCATTATTCCGGGAGAAGAATTATTTTGGAGAGGATATGTCCAGAATAAACTTTCTATGTATGTGAAATCTGATTGGAGTAGAGTGTTCTTTGCTAGTGTTATTTATGGGTTTGCACATATTTGGACAGCAAATCCTATGTTAATTGCTGCTGCTCTTATTGGTGGGATGTTTTGGGGAAGCTTGTACATATGGAATAATAATATCGGAGTTGTTATCCTATCGCACTACACATTTAATCTATTTTTATTATTTTTACTTCCATTAACATTTTAA
- a CDS encoding M3 family oligoendopeptidase, with product MKFEQFTYVRPNIEEIKVKFNEQLTAFSNATSSTEQESVMKEINTIRNDVSTMFNLVSIRHSIDTNDEFYKQEQDYLDVLEPLVKELETKFYKELVQSNYRQELESKFGTQLFALAECELKTFDPSIIEDLQQENKLSTKYSKLIASAKILFEGEERTLAQLDPFTESTDREIRKQASEAKFTFFNENKAEFDAIYDELVKVRDKMAKKLGYINFVELGYARMVRTDYNAEMVATFRDQVKELIVPLVSKLKERQQERIGLDSLKFYDEGFKFLSGNAKPKGDPDWIIDNGKKMYEELSKETNEFFQFMIDNNLMDLVAKKGKEAGGYCTFIPNYKSPYIFSNFNGTSGDIDVLTHEAGHAFQVYMSRDFDVPEYNWPTYEACEIHSMSMEFFTWPWMELFFQEDTDKYKYAHLSGAISFLPYGVAVDEFQHFVYENPNCTPKERNEAWSAIEKKYLPERDYDGLSYLEEGGFWQRQGHIYQSPFYYIDYTLAQICALQFWKLAQENKESAWADYLNLCKQGGSKSFTKLVEVAKLRSPFEEGCVQSVVGEIEDYLFNIDDKAL from the coding sequence TTGAAATTTGAACAATTCACATATGTCCGTCCAAATATTGAAGAAATTAAAGTGAAATTCAACGAACAACTTACTGCATTTAGTAATGCTACTTCATCAACAGAACAAGAATCCGTAATGAAAGAAATAAACACTATTAGAAATGATGTTAGTACTATGTTTAATCTTGTTAGTATTCGTCATTCCATAGACACAAATGATGAGTTTTACAAGCAAGAACAAGATTACTTAGATGTATTAGAACCATTAGTAAAAGAACTAGAAACTAAATTTTATAAAGAGCTTGTTCAATCAAACTATAGACAAGAACTTGAATCTAAATTTGGAACACAGCTTTTTGCTTTAGCAGAGTGTGAACTAAAAACGTTTGATCCATCTATAATTGAAGACTTACAACAAGAAAATAAACTTTCCACAAAATACTCTAAGTTAATTGCTTCTGCAAAGATTCTATTTGAAGGAGAAGAAAGAACCCTAGCACAATTAGATCCTTTCACAGAGTCTACGGATAGAGAAATTCGTAAACAAGCAAGCGAGGCTAAGTTTACCTTTTTCAACGAAAACAAAGCTGAGTTCGATGCAATTTACGATGAGTTAGTAAAAGTTCGGGACAAAATGGCGAAAAAACTTGGATATATAAACTTTGTGGAATTAGGCTATGCTCGCATGGTGCGTACTGATTACAATGCAGAAATGGTAGCAACATTCCGTGACCAAGTTAAAGAATTAATCGTACCACTTGTTTCAAAATTAAAAGAGCGTCAACAAGAAAGAATTGGTTTAGATTCATTAAAGTTCTACGATGAAGGTTTCAAATTTTTATCTGGAAATGCAAAGCCAAAAGGTGATCCTGATTGGATTATTGATAATGGTAAGAAAATGTACGAAGAACTTTCAAAAGAAACGAATGAATTTTTCCAATTTATGATTGATAACAACTTAATGGATTTAGTAGCGAAAAAAGGGAAAGAAGCTGGTGGGTATTGTACATTTATCCCTAACTATAAATCTCCGTATATCTTCTCTAACTTTAACGGGACTAGTGGGGACATAGATGTCTTAACTCATGAAGCAGGACATGCTTTCCAAGTGTATATGAGTAGAGATTTTGATGTACCTGAATACAATTGGCCGACGTATGAAGCTTGTGAAATTCATTCCATGAGCATGGAATTTTTCACTTGGCCATGGATGGAATTATTTTTCCAAGAAGACACAGATAAATACAAATATGCTCATTTAAGCGGTGCGATTTCCTTCTTACCATATGGAGTGGCAGTCGACGAATTCCAACATTTTGTATATGAGAATCCTAATTGTACTCCGAAAGAAAGAAATGAAGCATGGTCTGCAATTGAGAAAAAATATTTGCCTGAAAGGGATTATGATGGATTAAGTTACTTAGAAGAAGGTGGTTTTTGGCAAAGACAAGGCCATATTTACCAATCACCATTTTATTATATCGACTATACATTAGCTCAAATTTGTGCACTGCAGTTTTGGAAGTTAGCTCAGGAAAACAAAGAGTCTGCATGGGCTGATTATTTAAACTTATGTAAACAGGGTGGAAGTAAATCGTTTACGAAGTTAGTAGAAGTAGCAAAATTACGTTCTCCGTTTGAAGAAGGCTGTGTTCAATCCGTTGTCGGTGAAATCGAGGATTATTTATTTAATATTGATGATAAGGCGTTATAA
- a CDS encoding YhaN family protein, with protein sequence MRINNLHLKAFGHFTDFPLKFANNKNFHLLYGPNEAGKSTILRSVTNYLYGFPQTTQDAFLHKYSQLRIEGELENHTGEKLKFGRRKGRSKTALDENNNPIDEKKILTFLNGLSESQFTNMFALDHVRLRTGGESLIQSEGNVGQSLFSAASGINVLRDVLGELDSRASNLYQKNRKNSKLNVELKAEKEISKTIADNQMKIQDWKDIERNYNDGKNAINEMKENISNLRLQQLKLERLKQTLPKIAVRNELIEKCNEFANVPDLPEQAEDLRKETEHKINSEITKKKEAEEEINEINNQLERIVIPNGIMEQASLIEDLYRNIASYQQHVEQVPQLQAKYEQLEYTISTILKELGGEIDQLDEVEKYRITAEKKNTINELSELKRTLELDLKNVNNEINVITRELDRLNIELKKYTEIMDADRLESVIDKVKSEGKVESVLREKQNELEQIEKQLTSVLHSIPLFNGTSEELLSIKVPTLKETIKKFDKEYHLITHAIQRIKENIDGEKNMIQENERKIRELESLADIPTITDLENTRKHREKGWLVIRKKLTTGDYDDNEVSTFAASLPMEMAFEKSISESDAISDKMRMEAEKVGTKNKLLADMESSKRAIASFEIELKATTEKLDKWDVEWKSHWKLANINPLSPEEMLEWLDKYESFLDLNEQKNKVLSQIQIQTNSVDHLKTLLIDTLRTFEQVTLGSTLEDLLQQAEVLRKNLLDKNNKYTNFTEAKQRLEEKLRDLIIEQKELDKSLNEWQENWQEVLQAFTISNLTSPNVVKALLEKYELCVNSYDEWKATKKQWSMVKDRITAFEESVRSMEQHVVTNFVPNAYDLAVTELYQVLKQANKDQGTTITLQTQLVQAKEKVKKAEKEMEEATTSLYQLLKQACCESLEELQKVESDYKQKCGLTTKITALEEQIIELGNGRTLEELLIEAEEADKDTLDVELEQLKDQMDQLDSERSTMEQGYGVVKNDYLEKIKGTSDISVKATEEKQSKLASIVNYTDEYITYKLASLILQKGIEHYRENNQSPIMNRASEIFHQLTLGKYDKLTIEYDEKDEAKIMGVRNKDELVDVSGMSDGTTDQLFLSLRIAAIEKYAKENEPIPFIVDDILVHFDDERSKETLKVLLELSKKTQIIFFTHHYRIVELMKQITSDVTYDLIELNTVSV encoded by the coding sequence GTGAGAATAAATAATTTGCATTTGAAAGCGTTCGGACACTTTACTGATTTTCCTTTGAAGTTTGCTAATAACAAAAACTTCCATTTATTATACGGACCTAATGAAGCGGGTAAAAGTACGATTCTTCGCTCGGTAACCAATTATTTGTACGGTTTTCCTCAAACAACACAAGATGCTTTTTTACACAAGTATAGCCAGTTACGAATTGAAGGAGAGTTGGAGAATCATACTGGGGAAAAGCTGAAATTTGGCCGTAGAAAAGGAAGAAGCAAAACAGCTTTAGACGAAAATAACAATCCAATAGATGAAAAGAAAATCCTTACCTTTCTAAACGGTCTTTCAGAAAGCCAATTTACTAATATGTTTGCACTAGATCATGTTCGTTTACGTACAGGTGGAGAGAGTTTAATTCAAAGTGAAGGAAATGTTGGTCAAAGTTTGTTTTCCGCTGCTTCAGGTATAAATGTACTCCGAGATGTATTAGGTGAATTAGATTCAAGGGCAAGTAATCTATATCAAAAAAATCGTAAAAACTCAAAATTAAATGTGGAATTAAAAGCGGAAAAAGAAATCTCCAAAACGATTGCAGATAATCAAATGAAAATCCAAGATTGGAAAGATATTGAAAGAAATTATAATGACGGAAAAAACGCAATAAATGAAATGAAGGAAAATATTAGTAATTTAAGATTGCAACAATTAAAATTGGAACGGTTAAAACAAACGTTACCGAAAATTGCTGTAAGAAATGAATTAATAGAAAAGTGTAATGAGTTCGCTAATGTTCCAGACTTGCCAGAGCAAGCAGAAGATCTTCGAAAAGAAACAGAACACAAAATTAACAGTGAAATAACGAAAAAGAAAGAAGCGGAAGAAGAGATTAATGAGATAAATAATCAATTAGAAAGAATAGTTATTCCTAATGGCATAATGGAACAAGCTTCTCTCATTGAAGATTTATATCGAAACATAGCTAGTTATCAACAACATGTTGAACAGGTACCTCAATTACAAGCAAAGTACGAACAACTCGAATATACAATTTCTACAATATTGAAAGAACTCGGCGGAGAGATTGATCAACTAGATGAAGTAGAAAAATATCGTATTACGGCGGAGAAAAAGAATACAATAAATGAGCTTTCAGAACTAAAACGTACGCTTGAACTAGACCTTAAAAATGTAAACAATGAAATTAATGTAATAACTAGAGAATTAGATAGATTAAACATAGAGCTTAAAAAATATACTGAAATTATGGATGCAGACAGATTAGAATCAGTAATTGATAAAGTTAAATCCGAAGGGAAAGTAGAAAGTGTATTAAGGGAAAAACAAAACGAGCTGGAACAAATAGAAAAACAATTGACTTCTGTACTCCATAGTATTCCACTATTCAATGGTACAAGTGAAGAGTTGTTAAGTATTAAAGTGCCGACCTTAAAAGAAACGATTAAGAAGTTTGATAAAGAATATCATCTTATCACCCATGCTATCCAAAGAATAAAGGAAAATATAGATGGTGAGAAGAATATGATTCAGGAAAATGAGAGAAAAATTCGAGAATTAGAATCATTGGCTGACATACCAACTATTACAGATTTGGAAAACACACGTAAACATCGTGAGAAAGGTTGGTTAGTTATTCGAAAAAAGCTAACAACTGGTGACTATGATGATAATGAAGTTTCTACTTTTGCCGCTAGTTTGCCGATGGAGATGGCTTTTGAGAAAAGTATAAGTGAGTCTGATGCAATTTCAGATAAAATGAGAATGGAGGCAGAAAAAGTAGGAACGAAAAACAAGTTGCTTGCTGATATGGAATCGAGTAAACGAGCGATTGCAAGTTTTGAAATAGAACTAAAAGCAACAACGGAAAAGTTAGATAAGTGGGATGTGGAATGGAAAAGCCATTGGAAGCTGGCGAACATAAATCCACTATCACCAGAGGAAATGTTGGAATGGCTTGATAAATATGAATCATTTTTAGATCTTAATGAACAAAAAAATAAGGTATTATCACAAATACAAATTCAAACTAATAGTGTCGATCATCTTAAAACATTACTAATAGATACATTACGTACATTTGAACAAGTTACACTAGGTTCTACCCTAGAAGATTTATTGCAACAAGCAGAAGTTTTACGGAAAAATCTTTTAGATAAAAATAACAAGTATACAAACTTTACAGAAGCAAAACAAAGATTAGAAGAAAAACTACGAGATTTAATTATTGAGCAAAAAGAATTGGATAAATCATTAAATGAATGGCAAGAGAATTGGCAGGAAGTGTTACAGGCGTTTACTATTTCTAATTTAACATCTCCAAATGTAGTCAAAGCTTTATTAGAGAAATATGAACTATGTGTAAATAGTTATGATGAATGGAAGGCAACAAAAAAGCAGTGGAGTATGGTGAAAGATCGTATTACTGCCTTTGAAGAAAGCGTAAGAAGTATGGAGCAACATGTTGTAACAAATTTCGTTCCGAATGCATATGACCTTGCTGTTACAGAGCTATATCAAGTTCTAAAGCAAGCAAACAAAGATCAAGGAACAACAATCACATTACAAACTCAATTAGTACAAGCAAAAGAAAAAGTAAAAAAGGCTGAAAAGGAAATGGAGGAAGCTACTACTTCTCTATATCAATTGCTAAAGCAAGCGTGCTGTGAATCGTTAGAGGAATTACAAAAAGTGGAGTCAGACTATAAGCAAAAGTGTGGTTTAACAACTAAAATCACAGCGCTTGAGGAACAGATTATTGAACTTGGTAACGGTCGTACGCTTGAAGAGTTATTAATAGAAGCAGAAGAAGCGGACAAAGATACACTAGATGTTGAATTAGAGCAATTAAAGGATCAAATGGATCAGCTTGATTCCGAACGTTCGACTATGGAACAAGGTTATGGTGTAGTAAAAAATGATTATCTAGAAAAGATTAAAGGGACAAGTGACATATCAGTCAAAGCTACCGAAGAAAAACAAAGTAAATTGGCATCGATTGTGAATTATACGGACGAGTATATTACGTATAAATTAGCCTCTTTAATACTGCAAAAAGGGATTGAACATTATCGAGAAAACAATCAAAGTCCTATAATGAATCGGGCTAGTGAAATTTTTCACCAGTTAACGTTAGGAAAGTATGATAAATTAACAATCGAATATGATGAAAAAGACGAAGCGAAAATTATGGGAGTTCGTAATAAAGATGAACTTGTAGATGTATCAGGAATGAGTGATGGCACAACAGATCAGTTATTTTTATCGTTAAGAATAGCGGCGATCGAAAAGTACGCAAAAGAAAACGAGCCAATACCATTCATCGTCGATGATATTTTAGTTCATTTTGATGATGAGCGCTCAAAAGAAACGTTAAAGGTATTACTAGAACTGTCAAAGAAAACACAAATCATTTTCTTTACACACCACTATCGAATTGTAGAGTTGATGAAGCAAATCACATCAGATGTGACTTATGATTTGATTGAATTAAATACGGTGAGTGTGTAG
- a CDS encoding DUF6254 family protein, with amino-acid sequence MTQSKSQQERQWKVRKQSQNAHGKVKSFDELTQEEKKK; translated from the coding sequence ATGACACAATCTAAGAGCCAACAAGAACGCCAATGGAAAGTACGAAAACAATCTCAAAATGCTCATGGCAAAGTAAAGAGCTTTGACGAGTTAACACAAGAAGAAAAGAAAAAATAA